Below is a window of Perca fluviatilis chromosome 6, GENO_Pfluv_1.0, whole genome shotgun sequence DNA.
ACAAAGGCTTAATATGTCGCAAATTAATGAGTAACGTTACAAACAATGCTGGCATCGCAATGTTTTGAGGTGTGTGCCACGTAGCTGCACCATTCTTTAGGGAGCATGTAAcgttatatgtatgtgtgtggctcGGCAGTACAAAGTTGAGCTTGCAATAACGGGAATATTTAAAACCAAAGCTCATAAGTAAGTAGGTATCTTGACTATTCCCAGAATAACTTATTTAACTGAAATCTTAACGACAAGCGGAAAATGTATTAAAACGTCCTTCTTAAACAAAACATGtagcaacaacaaacacacatgtatgATCGCCGCAGGCAGAATCATATGTATCACAATGTCCAAAATATAATCCAAATACACACTTGTAAAATTCAAAACGGTTATAATGTTGTCATTTTGCCAACTATAAAATTGTAGTAATATAGTACTAAGTTAGCTGTGGCAGGAGTGTAGTTAGTGCTATCTGGTAACAAGACAAAAAGAGTTTGcatgcttatttatttatttataatgcaTGATTATGTCAAATTATCTAAATGCCTAAAATGCATGTCAATCACCATGTTAGGAATGTATCATATTTAAATATCTGGATTTCAGGTCACATATGGGAGCATCCCAGAATGATACTACATTAAAAGTTTTAGGATTAATACACTTAATCTCAATACTTTCTTTGCTTAGAAACGGAAGGTTCCAGGAAGAGGTTGCATCAGAAATAATTATAAAGCCCTTTGGTAGTTTCCGCTTTGGAGTGCAGAGTAGTTAATTACATGTATGATGATCCTTGTCTTTGACTGTGAGATGTCCAGTATTGTTGGCCAACTAAGCTGCACCCCAGTGTAGATGACAGGCAAGGACAGAGCCACACATTTATACCCAAACAGGGAAGGGATGACTTATTAGCCAATTTCATCAGTATCATCCTCATTTAGCGTTGCTTACCATGTCAGGAGCATCAGCAGACATACAATTGGCAAAAGGCTAGAAAAGTATGCATTTAACACACCAAAACTAACACAAATCACTAATCTGCACTTCAGACTGTTTGGCATGAAGTCAGGTCCTACAGTTTGTTATGGCTTTTAAATAAGCTACGTAGCTTAAAGCTTGGCAGAGTAGTCTTGGGTCTTTGTTTTGGCACATGGCAGTATgagatttagatttttcttaAGCCACAAAATTGATTTAGTAAATTAGTATATGAAAATGTAGGATCATTTTGACTGACACGGCATCGAAAACATGCTATTTGGCGTTGAGTCTTTGACAATGGTGTGAGTCTAACTGGGTCTACACAGCCAGCCCAGTTCTTTGTCACACAGAATGCACAGCTGGTACAACAACATTCCTTGTGACAAGTATAGCATGACACCAGTGTTACAGAAAATTAACTAAAGGGAAGTCAGTGTTTCTAATTGGTATGATGTATTGCTTGTAAGCTGCACTAGATCATGTCTGTTACTAAATATATAATTTCTTTTTCATCTTGCAGTCGGCCATTTTCAACTTCCAGTCACTGTTAACAGTGATTCTCCTCCTGATTTGTACCTGTGCCTACATCAGAGCGCTGGCTCCCAGTATGCTAGACAAGAACAAGTCCGGGTATGCTCAGATACTATATGAGATACTAAACAATGAAGCTGCAATTGATGTCTTTCCAGTGATTAATTGAGCCTTTGTCTCTTAGATTGGGACACCATGTTATATCAAACTGCATAACCAAATCTTTGGAGTGTTAATACACTTAATTACTATCACTTATTATCTAAGTCTAAGACTCAGGGTGGAATAAATAC
It encodes the following:
- the tmem167a gene encoding protein kish-A, translated to MSAIFNFQSLLTVILLLICTCAYIRALAPSMLDKNKSGLLGIFWKCARIGERKSPWVACCCVIMAFSILFLQ